One Triticum dicoccoides isolate Atlit2015 ecotype Zavitan chromosome 4B, WEW_v2.0, whole genome shotgun sequence genomic window carries:
- the LOC119291246 gene encoding remorin 1.4-like isoform X1, which produces MDGNLKALRVQFSGVNKRDKGGREDSIILPQENSALGRAQMDSGDEYNAIFAATIAAAAYAIAAEEEKQKASPIQPPTKRGESMRKPTGGSKISRWFSAKERAEDADEGPANVSVRRPLKPEQRKPGGAGSDQKVPLPPPPKMHDSSVGAKKAPGSSRKSPDKKGSKRFEQEQAVQRVPSAVRPATSYQSRRNDDGAAGVTAIAGTQTKADAWEKERLARVREEYEKMMETIAEWETEKKVKAKRQKEQKEVALDRKRAKQLAEYNQEMTRINKIAGGARSMAGERKYEDEKKIREKAKKIRSTGKSPRGCCF; this is translated from the exons ATGGACGGCAACTTGAAAGCGCTGAG GGTTCAGTTTTCTGGAGTAAACAAGAGGGACAAAGGTGGTAGGGAAGATTCAATAATACTGCCACAAGAAAACTCAGCTCTTGGAAGAG CACAAATGGATAGCGGCGACGAATACAACGCTATATTCGCAGCCACAATTGCCGCGGCGGCATACGCAATCGCAGCAGAAGAAGAGAAGCAGAAGGCCAGCCCCATTCAGCCGCCAACCAAGAGAGGTGAAAGCATGAGAAAGCCTACAGGAGGCAGCAAGATCTCAAGATGGTTCAGTGCCAAAGAGCGTGCAGAAGATGCTGACGAGGGACCTG CCAATGTATCGGTAAGGAGGCCGCTGAAACCAGAACAAAGGAAGCCCGGAGGCGCGGGTTCAGACCAGAAGGTGCCATTGCCACCTCCACCAAAGATGCATGATTCTTCTGTGGGTGCAAAAAAGGCTCCGGGTTCCTCCAGAAAATCACCAGACAAGAAAGGAAGCAAGAGGTTTGAGCAGGAGCAGGCAGTTCAGAGGGTGCCATCCGCTGTCAGGCCAGCAACATCGTATCAGTCTAGGCGGAACGACGATGGCGCAGCTGGAGTAACCGCTATTGCCGGCACACAGACCAAGGCTGATGCATGGGAGAAGGAAAGGCTTGCTAGAGTCAGGGAGGA GTATGAAAAGATGATGGAGACCATAGCCGAGTGGGAGACTGAGAAGAAGGTGAAGGCCAAGCGCCAAAAAGAACAGAAAGAG GTTGCGTTGGACAGAAAGAGAGCGAAACAACTGGCAGAGTACAATCAGGAAATGACAAGGATCAACAAAATTGCTGGAGGAGCAAGGTCAATGGCTGGGGAAAGGAAATACGAGGATGAGAAAAAGATCAGAGAGAAGGCCAAGAAGATACGTTCAACAGGGAAGTCTCCCCGTGGATGCTGCTTTTGA
- the LOC119291246 gene encoding remorin-like isoform X2, whose protein sequence is MDGNLKALRVQFSGVNKRDKGGREDSIILPQENSALGRAQMDSGDEYNAIFAATIAAAAYAIAAEEEKQKASPIQPPTKRGESMRKPTGGSKISRWFSAKERAEDADEGPANVSVRRPLKPEQRKPGGAGSDQKVPLPPPPKMHDSSVGAKKAPGSSRKSPDKKGSKRFEQEQAVQRVPSAVRPATSYQSRRNDDGAAGVTAIAGTQTKADAWEKERLARVREEYEKMMETIAEWETEKKVALDRKRAKQLAEYNQEMTRINKIAGGARSMAGERKYEDEKKIREKAKKIRSTGKSPRGCCF, encoded by the exons ATGGACGGCAACTTGAAAGCGCTGAG GGTTCAGTTTTCTGGAGTAAACAAGAGGGACAAAGGTGGTAGGGAAGATTCAATAATACTGCCACAAGAAAACTCAGCTCTTGGAAGAG CACAAATGGATAGCGGCGACGAATACAACGCTATATTCGCAGCCACAATTGCCGCGGCGGCATACGCAATCGCAGCAGAAGAAGAGAAGCAGAAGGCCAGCCCCATTCAGCCGCCAACCAAGAGAGGTGAAAGCATGAGAAAGCCTACAGGAGGCAGCAAGATCTCAAGATGGTTCAGTGCCAAAGAGCGTGCAGAAGATGCTGACGAGGGACCTG CCAATGTATCGGTAAGGAGGCCGCTGAAACCAGAACAAAGGAAGCCCGGAGGCGCGGGTTCAGACCAGAAGGTGCCATTGCCACCTCCACCAAAGATGCATGATTCTTCTGTGGGTGCAAAAAAGGCTCCGGGTTCCTCCAGAAAATCACCAGACAAGAAAGGAAGCAAGAGGTTTGAGCAGGAGCAGGCAGTTCAGAGGGTGCCATCCGCTGTCAGGCCAGCAACATCGTATCAGTCTAGGCGGAACGACGATGGCGCAGCTGGAGTAACCGCTATTGCCGGCACACAGACCAAGGCTGATGCATGGGAGAAGGAAAGGCTTGCTAGAGTCAGGGAGGA GTATGAAAAGATGATGGAGACCATAGCCGAGTGGGAGACTGAGAAGAAG GTTGCGTTGGACAGAAAGAGAGCGAAACAACTGGCAGAGTACAATCAGGAAATGACAAGGATCAACAAAATTGCTGGAGGAGCAAGGTCAATGGCTGGGGAAAGGAAATACGAGGATGAGAAAAAGATCAGAGAGAAGGCCAAGAAGATACGTTCAACAGGGAAGTCTCCCCGTGGATGCTGCTTTTGA
- the LOC119291246 gene encoding remorin 1.4-like isoform X3, with protein MDSGDEYNAIFAATIAAAAYAIAAEEEKQKASPIQPPTKRGESMRKPTGGSKISRWFSAKERAEDADEGPANVSVRRPLKPEQRKPGGAGSDQKVPLPPPPKMHDSSVGAKKAPGSSRKSPDKKGSKRFEQEQAVQRVPSAVRPATSYQSRRNDDGAAGVTAIAGTQTKADAWEKERLARVREEYEKMMETIAEWETEKKVKAKRQKEQKEVALDRKRAKQLAEYNQEMTRINKIAGGARSMAGERKYEDEKKIREKAKKIRSTGKSPRGCCF; from the exons ATGGATAGCGGCGACGAATACAACGCTATATTCGCAGCCACAATTGCCGCGGCGGCATACGCAATCGCAGCAGAAGAAGAGAAGCAGAAGGCCAGCCCCATTCAGCCGCCAACCAAGAGAGGTGAAAGCATGAGAAAGCCTACAGGAGGCAGCAAGATCTCAAGATGGTTCAGTGCCAAAGAGCGTGCAGAAGATGCTGACGAGGGACCTG CCAATGTATCGGTAAGGAGGCCGCTGAAACCAGAACAAAGGAAGCCCGGAGGCGCGGGTTCAGACCAGAAGGTGCCATTGCCACCTCCACCAAAGATGCATGATTCTTCTGTGGGTGCAAAAAAGGCTCCGGGTTCCTCCAGAAAATCACCAGACAAGAAAGGAAGCAAGAGGTTTGAGCAGGAGCAGGCAGTTCAGAGGGTGCCATCCGCTGTCAGGCCAGCAACATCGTATCAGTCTAGGCGGAACGACGATGGCGCAGCTGGAGTAACCGCTATTGCCGGCACACAGACCAAGGCTGATGCATGGGAGAAGGAAAGGCTTGCTAGAGTCAGGGAGGA GTATGAAAAGATGATGGAGACCATAGCCGAGTGGGAGACTGAGAAGAAGGTGAAGGCCAAGCGCCAAAAAGAACAGAAAGAG GTTGCGTTGGACAGAAAGAGAGCGAAACAACTGGCAGAGTACAATCAGGAAATGACAAGGATCAACAAAATTGCTGGAGGAGCAAGGTCAATGGCTGGGGAAAGGAAATACGAGGATGAGAAAAAGATCAGAGAGAAGGCCAAGAAGATACGTTCAACAGGGAAGTCTCCCCGTGGATGCTGCTTTTGA